One genomic segment of Brassica napus cultivar Da-Ae chromosome A3, Da-Ae, whole genome shotgun sequence includes these proteins:
- the LOC106439954 gene encoding nuclear transport factor 2 isoform X2, which translates to MAQQEASPSPGAEVVGRAFVEQYYHILHQSPGLVHRFYQDSSLLTRPDATGAVTTVTTMLAINDKIMSLKYEDYTAEIETADAQESHERGVIVLVTGRLTGTDNVRKKFSQTFFLAPQDKGYFVLNDVFRFLEEKEVTTQAINGTTTRDVQAPVEPERVVVSHEAEAEPEPVATIEEEEDLENVAEVYNPSDKDEGVVVDAEPIEPPTQLSHSEVPSVPQGDAPKHSYASILKLMKSGPAPTQVARSKPRVAAPVVTKPKPAAPPAEPAAAAENVPNSSNVDVEDDGHSIYVRNLPFDTTPTQLEEVFKSFGAIKHEGIQVRSNKQGFCFGFVEFETASGKQSALEASPVTIGDRQAVLEEKKTNSRGGGNNGGGRGRYFGGRGGFRNDSFKGGRGGGGGRGGYGRGEYSGRPRSSNPRNNGEGYQRVPQNGGSGRGGGGHGGPRGGASS; encoded by the exons atgGCACAGCAGGAAGCTAGCCCTTCCCCTGGCGCTGAGGTTGTTGGCCGTGCCTTTGTGGAGCAATACTATCACATTCTCCACCAGTCTCCCGGTTTAGTTCACCGGTTTTATCAGGATTCCAGCTTGTTAACCAGACCTGATGCTACCGGTGCTGTGACTACTGTCACAACTATGCTA GCGATCAACGATAAGATCATGTCATTGAAATATGAAGACTACACTGCCGAGATAGAAACCGCGGATGCTCAGGAGTCTCATGAGAGAGGCGTCATCGTTCTAGTGACTGGACGCTTAACCGGGACCGATAACGTGAGGAAGAAGTTCAGCCAAACTTTCTTCTTGGCTCCACAAGACAAGGGATACTTTGTCTTGAACGATGTGTTCCGCTTCCTCGAGGAAAAAGAGGTGACAACGCAAGCCATCAATGGAACAACCACCAGAGATGTTCAGGCTCCTGTTGAGCCAGAACGTGTTGTTGTCAGTCACGAGGCCGAGGCGGAGCCAGAGCCAGTTGCTACTATTGAGGAGGAGGAAGATCTTGAGAATGTGGCGGAGGTGTATAATCCTTCTGATAAAGATGAAGGAGTTGTTGTTGACGCTGAGCCTATCGAACCTCCGACTCAGTTGAGTCACAGTGAGGTTCCATCAGTGCCTCAAGGAGATGCTCCTAAGCATTCATATGCTTCAATC CTCAAACTGATGAAAAGCGGTCCAGCACCAACACAAGTTGCTCGGAGCAAGCCTAGAGTAGCAGCTCCTGTCGTTACGAAACCGAAGCCAGCTGCTCCTCCTGCTGAGCCTGCTGCAGCAGCCGAGAATGTTCCAAACAGTAGCAATGTTGATGTGGAAG ATGATGGACATTCGATTTATGTTCGGAACTTACCTTTCGACACTACACCAACACAGCTTGAAGAGGTGTTCAAGAGCTTTGGTGCTATCAAGCATGAAGGGATTCAAGTCAGAAGCAATAAG CaaggtttttgttttggttttgtggAGTTTGAAACGGCTAGCGGGAAGCAGAGTGCGCTCGAG GCCTCACCGGTTACAATTGGTGATCGTCAAGCTGTTTTAGAGGAGAAGAAAACTAACAGTCGAG GAGGAGGAAACAATGGAGGTGGAAGGGGTAGGTACTTTGGGGGAAGAGGAGGCTTCAGAAACGATAGTTTCAAAGGAGGacgtggtggaggaggaggaagaggaggctATGGACGAGGTGAATATTCCGGTAGACCAAGGAGTTCAAACCCTCGGAACAATGGAGAAGGTTATCAAAGGGTTCCTCAAAACGGAGGgagtggaagaggaggaggaggacatGGTGGGCCTCGCGGTGGTGCTTCATCTTAA
- the BNAA03G39930D gene encoding uncharacterized protein BNAA03G39930D, translated as MDLWLIAATAATGYIAKQLQNVTKGKGTSLESSSSEETVAKKQESPCRSLLSRLAKKPNENKFGDEVPSTSGEGSGNYEDVVHSDSSLFGLVPEFLETGHGYWKASGETELSSSFRQRRFVRRNQRYRRLTKPLSCMESCLMSRFHGEQMTMEDYYLTSPFPSPRGSVSRPLLVTDGDRVISKGTADSLWLSQQQQMTLNEDEAADKNEKSSKSRKHGLSDTTVLLQIGISIGIMASFMASQAKQELKQTENVVHDLEDELEMKDSLIVKEVDTEKAAENSDSISNIEAELEAELERLEINMNTSNIEMEPDLEVEFAQGKLIADRVRGKRGDETESNQDPSGNSTPDSGNYAVSPRELSLRLHKVINSRLEKRITELETALQESQRKVEQLVMESESKKKNSWSRVWETREVMTTYKSDSKTTAAIEHTKTDNHAEIMQPLVMNLTGEALDAFNESYDELMNINDDSEDDDESPLEMQESELLHHEDFSSTSPWSHHQGDDSKAQEQELLDFIGLEEQDEEIRDFESEMEKQLIKQIVEKTKQGSPVVLNAQKMLFLMEESEQKF; from the exons ATGGATTTGTGGTTAATCGCAGCTACAGCTGCCACAGGATACATAGCTAAGCAGCTGCAGAATGTTACCAAAGGTAAAGGTACCTCTCTcgagtcttcttcttctgaagagACTGTGGCGAAGAAGCAAGAATCTCCTTGTAGATCCCTGCTTAGCAGATTGGCGAAGAAACCGAATGAAAACAAGTTTGGGGATGAAGTGCCATCAACGAGTGGGGAAGGTTCAGGAAACTATGAAGATGTTGTTCATTCAGATTCTTCTTTGTTTGGTTTAGTGCCTGAGTTCCTGGAGACGGGACATGGATATTGGAAAGCCAGTGGTGAGACGGAGTTGAGTTCTTCTTTTAGGCAGAGAAGGTTCGTTAGAAGGAACCAGCGGTACAGACGGTTAACTAAACCTTTGAGTTGTATGGAAAGCTGCTTGATGTCTCGGTTCCATGGAGAACAGATGACGATGGAGGATTATTACTTGACTAGTCCATTCCCATCGCCACGAGGTTCAGTTTCGAGGCCTTTGCTTGTGACTGATGGGGATCGAGTTATTAGCAAGGGAACTGCAGATTCTTTGTGGCTGAGCCAACAACAACAAATGACTCTCAATGAAGATGAGGCTGCAGATAAAAATGAGAAGAGCAGCAAGAGTAGAAAACATG GGCTAAGTGATACAACGGTGCTGCTACAAATAGGGATCTCTATTGGCATAATGGCATCGTTCATGGCAAGCCAAGCCAAACAAGAGCTGAAGCAGACAGAGAATGTGGTACATGATTTAGAAGATGAACTGGAGATGAAAGACTCGTTGATTGTGAAGGAGGTAGATACTGAAAAGGCAGCTGAGAACTCAGACTCTATAAGTAATATTGAAGCAGAGCTTGAAGCTGAACTTGAAAGGCTAGAAATCAACATGAACACCTCCAACATTGAG ATGGAGCCTGATTTGGAGGTAGAATTTGCGCAAGGCAAACTGATAGCTGACCGGGTTAGAGGGAAGCGTGGAGATGAAACCGAGTCCAACCAAGATCCAAGTGGTAACTCCACACCAGATTCAGGAAACTATGCTGTATCACCTCGCGAGTTGAGCTTGCGGTTGCATAAAGTTATCAACTCCCGTCTTGAGAAACGGATTACAGAGCTCGAGACTGCACTCCAAGAGAGCCAAAGGAAGGTGGAACAGCTGGTCATGGAATCagaaagcaagaagaagaatTCATGGTCCAGAGTATGGGAAACCCGTGAAGTGATGACGACATATAAGAGTGACTCCAAAACCACAGCTGCTATTGAACACACCAAGACTGataatcatgctgagatcatgcAACCCTTGGTTATGAACTTAACAGGTGAAGCACTTGATGCGTTCAATGAGTCTTACGATGAGTTGATGAACATAAACGATGActctgaagatgatgatgagtcACCACTGGAGATGCAAGAAAGCGAGCTTCTTCACCATGAAGATTTCTCTTCGACCTCGCCTTGGAGCCATCATCAGGGGGACGATTCCAAGGCTCAGGAGCAGGAGTTGCTTGATTTTATTGGTTTGGAAGAACAAGATGAAGAGATTAGGGACTTTGAGAGTGAAATGGAGAAGCAACTGATAAAGCAAATTGTTGAGAAAACTAAACAAGGTTCTCCTGTTGTGTTGAATGCTCAGAAGATGTTGTTTCTCATGGAAGAATCagaacaaaaattttaa
- the LOC106439952 gene encoding replication protein A 70 kDa DNA-binding subunit D: MQTSVTPDAISAVLSNPSFDSSSSDRSEIVVQVVDLKPIGNRYTFSANDGKTRVKAMFTASLTPEIISGNIQNLGLIRLLDFTVNDISSNSTKYFLVTKCESVASVLDSEVNLEGGEAKRQKLDHSPKQEFVAKSASQIITEQRGNAAPAARMSMTRRVHPLVSLNPYQGSWTIKVRVTNKGVMRNYKNARGEGCVFNVELTDEEGTQIQAAMFNDAARKFYDRFQLGKVYYISRGSLKLANKQFKTVQNDYEMTLNENSEVEEASDEEMFVPETKFNFVPIEELGMYVNQKELIDLIGVVQSVSPTMSIRRRTDNEMIPKRDITLADESKKTVVVSLWNNLATGIGQELLDMADKSPVIAIKSLKVGDFQGVSLSTISRSNVVINPESPEAKKLKSWYDSEGKETSMSSIGSGMSPSAKNGSWSMYADRVPLSQITSNLSLGEDKPVFFSTRGYISFIKPDQTMWYQACKTCSKKVTEAMDSGYWCESCQKKDEECSLRYIMVVKVSDSTGEAWFSSFNDEAEKIIGCSADELNKLRSEAGEVNEFQTKLKEATWSSHVFRISVTQNEYNGEKRQRITVKAVAPVDFAAESRLLLQDISKKNTSAASH; the protein is encoded by the exons atgcAGACTTCAGTGACCCCAGATGCTATCTCCGCCGTGTTGTCAAACCCATCTTTCGATTCGTCGTCTTCGGATCGATCTGAGATCGTCGTTCAAGTCGTTGATCTCAAGCCTATCGGCAATCGATACAC ATTCAGTGCTAATGATGGGAAGACGAGAGTCAAAGCAATGTTTACAGCTTCGCTAACGCCTGAGATCATTTCTGGGAATATCCAGAATCTGGGTCTGATTCGTCTCCTTGATTTCACTGTTAACGACATCTCAAGCAATTCAACCAA ATACTTTCTTGTGACAAAATGTGAGTCTGTTGCTTCCGTGCTTGATTCTGAGGTTAACTTGGAGGGTGGTGAGGCCAAGAGGCAGAAGCTAGATCACTCTCCCAAGCAAGAGTTTGTTGCCAAATCAGCTTCTCAGATAATCACTGAACAGAGGGGAAA TGCTGCACCAGCTGCGAGAATGTCCATGACTAGAAGAGTTCACCCACTTGTGTCCTTGAATCCCTATCAAGGAAGCTGGACCATCAAAGTCCGTGTCACTAACAAGGGAGTCATGAGAAACTACAAAAACGCTAGAGGTGAAGGATGTGTCTTCAATGTCGAACTAACTGATGAAGAA GGAACACAGATTCAAGCCGCGATGTTCAATGATGCTGCACGGAAGTTTTATGACAGGTTCCAGCTGGGAAAGGTGTATTATATATCAAGGGGATCACTTAAGCTTGCTAACAAGCAGTTCAAGACAGTTCAGAATGATTATGAGATGACACTGAATGAAAATTCAGAGGTGGAAGAAGCTAGTGACGAGGAAATGTTTGTTCCTGAGACTAAATTCAACTTTGTACCCATTGAAGAGTTGGGTATGTATGTGAATCAGAAGGAGCTTATTG ATCTTATTGGAGTTGTTCAAAGTGTTTCCCCTACCATGAGTATTAGGAGGAGAACTGACAATGAGATGATACCAAAGAGGGATATAACTTTGGCTGATGAGTCAAAGAAGACTGTTGTGGTGTCACTGTGGAACAACTTGGCAACCGGCATAGGTCAAGAACTGCTAGACATGGCTGATAAGTCTCCTGTGATTGCAATCAAGTCTCTCAAAGTTGGAGACTTTCAAG gtgTGTCGTTGTCCACCATCAGCAGAAGCAATGTAGTGATAAATCCTGAATCACCAGAAGCCAAAAAGCTTAAATCTTGGTATGATTCCGAAGGCAAGGAAACATCCATGTCTTCCATTGGATCAGGGATGAGCCCATCTGCCAAGAATGGATCTTGGTCTATGTATGCTGATCGAGTCCCTCTCTCTCAAATCACAAGCAATCTATCTCTAGGCGAGGACAAg CCTGTGTTTTTCAGCACCAGGGGTTACATAAGCTTCATCAAACCAGACCAGACAATGTGGTATCAAGCTTGTAAGACATGTAGCAAGAAAGTAACTGAAGCAATGGACTCTGGTTACTGGTGTGAAAGTTGCCagaaaaaagatgaagaatGCAGTTTAAG GTACATAATGGTGGTGAAAGTCTCTGACTCAACAGGAGAAGCTTGGTTTTCCTCATTCAACGACGAAGCAGAGAAGATTATTGGATGTTCAGCTGATGAGCTCAACAAACTAAGATCAGAG GCAGGTGAAGTGAATGAATTCCAGACAAAGCTGAAAGAAGCAACATGGTCCTCTCATGTCTTCAGGATCAGTGTCACTCAGAACGAGTATAACGGTGAGAAGAGGCAGAGAATAACTGTTAAAGCGGTAGCTCCTGTTGATTTTGCTGCTGAGTCAAGATTATTGCTCCAAGACATCTCCAAGAAGAACACATCAGCAGCTTCTCATTAG
- the LOC106439953 gene encoding DEAD-box ATP-dependent RNA helicase 10: protein MEEENEVVKTFEELGVREELVKACERLGWKNPTKIQTEALPYALEGKDVIGLAQTGSGKTGAFALPILQALLQYVNDAEPKKGRRPDPAFFACVLSPTRELAIQIAEQFEALGSDISLRCAVLVGGIDRMQQTIALGKRPHVIVATPGRLWDHMSDTKGFSLKTLKYLVLDEADRLLNEDFEKSLNQILEEIPRDRKTYLFSATMTKKVRKLQRACLRNPVKIEAASKYSTVDTLKQQYRFVPAKYKDCYLVYILTEMPDSTSMIFTRTCDGTRFMALMLRSLGFRAIPISGQMTQSKRLGALNKFKAGECNILVCTDVASRGLDIPSVDMVINYDIPTNSKDYIHRVGRTARAGRSGVGISLVNQYELEWYLQIEKLIGKKLPEYPAEEDEVLSLLERVSEAKKLSAMNMKESGGRKKRRGEDDEESERFLNGNKGGNKGDNRDKKSSKKFKR from the exons ATGGAGGAAGAGAACGAAGTGGTGAAGACGTTTGAAGAGCTTGGCGTGCGTGAGGAGCTTGTGAAAGCTTGCGAGAGGCTGGGATGGAAGAACCCTACGAAGATTCAAACTGAAGCTCTTCCTTATGCTCTTGAAg GGAAAGATGTAATTGGACTTGCGCAGACCGGTTCTGGTAAAACAGGAGCCTTTGCGTTGCCGATATTGCAAGCTCTTCTACAGTATGTTAATGATGCTGAGCCTAAGAAAGGACGTAGACCTGATCCTGCCTTCTTCGCCTGTGTTTTGTCTCCAACTAG AGAGCTAGCAATCCAGATTGCTGAGCAGTTTGAAGCTTTAGGATCTGATATAAGTCTTAGATGTGCTGTG cttgTTGGAGGTATAGACAGGATGCAGCAAACTATTGCTCTTGGGAAACGGCCTCACGTTATT GTTGCAACACCTGGTCGTCTTTGGGATCACATGTCTGACACTAAAGGCTTTTCTCTCAAGACGTTGAAATATCTG GTTCTTGATGAAGCAGATAGACTACTTAATGAAGATTTTGAGAAATCTCTTAATCAGATTTTGGAAGAGATCCCTCGTGACCGTAAAACGTATCTCTTTTCAGCAACTATGACAAAAAAG GTTCGTAAACTTCAAAGAGCATGCTTAAGGAATCCTGTGAAG ATTGAGGCTGCCTCCAAATACTCCACAGTTGATACTCTAAAACAGCAGTATCGGTTTGTTCCTGCTAAATACAAG GACTGCTACCTAGTGTACATTCTGACTGAAATGCCTGACTCAACATCAATGATATTCACCCGAACTTGTGACGGTACTCGGTTTATGGCTTTGATGCTTCGGAGCCTTGGCTTTAGAGCCATTCCCATCAGTGGTCAAATGACTCAG TCAAAGAGATTAGGAGCGTTGAATAAGTTCAAAGCCGGGGAATGTAACATCTTGGTCTGCACGGATGTGGCTAGTAGAGGGCTCGATATCCCATCTGTTGATATGGTTATCAATTACGACATTCCCACAAATTCAAAG GATTACATCCATAGAGTTGGAAGAACAGCTCGTGCTGGACGGTCTGGTGTTGGGATATCACTTGTAAACCAGTATGAGCTCGAATGGTACTTGCAAATTGAAAAACTCATAG GCAAGAAGCTGCCTGAATATCCAGCTGAGGAGGACGAAGTCTTGTCATTGTTGGAGAGGGTTTCAGAAGCTAAAAAATTGTCAGCAATG AATATGAAAGAATCAGGAGgtaggaagaagagaagaggagaagatgatgaagagagTGAGAGGTTCTTGAATGGTAACAAAGGTGGTAACAAAGGAGATAACAGAGACAAGAAATCTTCCAAGAAGTTCAAACGATAA
- the LOC106439950 gene encoding exocyst complex component EXO70E2-like, producing the protein MAGLESKLPVVPGVKNHVLEACHHVVKALRASDNNLDPNLTKLLSDLESHLSTLEIVDTKVVEEDTRFSEIKKRFKKAKKIILAWEQNQSMIFEAGVSIADQFFQALHDVQTLLLGFTALPIRTNKKEKDVYNQAAVVLDIAMFRLEKELCDVLNQYKQHVQPQYLSVSSRGKDIIYDESFVSLDDVVVEATDDQQILGSNNVVLLDPLVIPHIKAIAKAMFACDYGQAFREAFITVRRDALDEYMSTTLEMERYSCVDVLGMQWEDLNCEMRKWTKVLKIVTQVYLASEKQLCDKILGDFEPSSAACFVEISKDTVLSLLAFGEAVSLRSCQPEMLERFLGMYEVSAELLLDVDNLFGDETGSFLRMAFHELAKTLADRTVATFLKFKNAIASDESTRAFSGGGIHHLTRYVMNYLKLLPEYKDALNTLLENIQVDDSIPEKTGQDILPSTFSPMARHLRSIVTALESTLERKAQLYAGEPLKYIFLMNNCHYMVQKVKTSELRHFFGDEWIRKHIASYQHNVTNYERATWSSVLSLLKENNKDSVSTLRERCRLFCVAFDDVYKNQTRWSVPDPELRDDLHISTSVKVVQSYRGFLARNAAKIGEKHVRYTCEDIESLLLDLFECLPSPRSLRTSRRR; encoded by the coding sequence ATGGCAGGGCTTGAATCCAAGCTTCCTGTTGTTCCTGGAGTGAAAAATCATGTCTTGGAGGCATGTCACCATGTCGTTAAGGCGCTGAGGGCATCTGATAACAACCTAGATCCCAACTTGACAAAGCTTCTAAGTGACCTAGAGTCTCATCTGTCAACACTTGAGATCGTTGATACCAAAGTTGTTGAAGAAGATACAAGATTCTCCGAGATCAAGAAGAGATTCAAAAAAGCTAAGAAGATTATCCTTGCCTGGGAACAAAACCAGTCCATGATATTTGAAGCTGGTGTCTCTATAGCTGATCAGTTCTTCCAAGCCCTCCACGATGTTCAAACACTTCTTTTGGGTTTCACAGCTTTGCCCATCAGAACCAACAAGAAGGAGAAAGATGTTTACAACCAAGCCGCGGTTGTTCTTGACATCGCGATGTTTAGGCTTGAGAAAGAGCTCTGCGATGTCCTGAATCAGTACAAACAGCATGTACAGCCTCAGTACTTGTCTGTCAGTTCCCGTGGTAAAGATATCATTTACGATGAGTCCTTTGTCTCCCTAGATGATGTTGTCGTTGAAGCTACTGATGACCAACAGATACTGGGATCCAATAATGTCGTTTTACTCGATCCCCTCGTCATTCCTCACATCAAAGCTATTGCAAAGGCGATGTTTGCTTGCGACTATGGTCAAGCATTCCGCGAAGCTTTCATCACCGTCAGAAGAGACGCTCTCGATGAGTACATGTCCACCACTCTCGAAATGGAGAGATACAGCTGCGTGGACGTTCTTGGAATGCAGTGGGAGGACTTGAACTGTGAGATGAGAAAATGGACGAAGGTGTTAAAGATCGTGACTCAGGTCTACCTCGCCAGCGAAAAACAGCTCTGCGACAAGATCTTGGGAGACTTTGAGCCGAGTTCCGCCGCTTGCTTCGTCGAGATCTCCAAAGATACAGTACTATCTCTCCTCGCCTTTGGCGAAGCTGTGTCCCTCAGATCATGCCAGCCAGAAATGCTTGAACGCTTCCTCGGCATGTACGAAGTCTCAGCAGAGCTTCTCTTGGACGTTGATAACCTCTTCGGTGATGAAACGGGGTCGTTTCTAAGAATGGCTTTCCACGAGCTGGCGAAGACGCTAGCTGATCGTACGGTTGCGACGTTCTTGAAGTTCAAAAACGCAATAGCCTCTGATGAATCCACACGCGCCTTCTCTGGCGGCGGAATACATCACCTGACCAGGTATGTAATGAACTACTTGAAGCTTCTACCTGAGTACAAGGATGCACTAAACACACTCCTCGAGAACATACAAGTCGATGACTCGATCCCCGAGAAGACAGGACAAGACATCCTCCCTTCCACGTTCTCTCCCATGGCGAGACACCTCAGATCAATCGTCACAGCTCTAGAATCCACCCTCGAACGCAAAGCTCAGCTCTACGCAGGGGAACCGCTCAAGTACATCTTCCTGATGAACAATTGTCATTACATGGTCCAGAAGGTAAAAACGTCAGAGCTGAGACACTTCTTCGGAGACGAGTGGATCAGGAAACACATCGCGAGCTACCAACACAACGTCACAAACTACGAGAGAGCCACGTGGAGCTCTGTCCTATCTCTGCTTAAAGAGAACAACAAAGACTCTGTTTCCACCTTGAGAGAAAGATGCAGACTCTTCTGTGTTGCGTTCGACGATGTTTACAAGAACCAGACACGCTGGTCGGTCCCTGATCCCGAGCTGAGGGATGATCTTCACATCTCGACCTCTGTCAAAGTTGTTCAGTCCTACAGAGGGTTTCTTGCAAGAAACGCAGCTAAAATAGGTGAGAAACACGTGAGATACACTTGTGAAGACATTGAGAGTTTGCTTCTTGATCTCTTTGAGTGTTTGCCTTCTCCAAGATCATTGCGCACCTCTCGTAggagatga
- the LOC106439954 gene encoding nuclear transport factor 2 isoform X1, producing the protein MAQQEASPSPGAEVVGRAFVEQYYHILHQSPGLVHRFYQDSSLLTRPDATGAVTTVTTMLAINDKIMSLKYEDYTAEIETADAQESHERGVIVLVTGRLTGTDNVRKKFSQTFFLAPQDKGYFVLNDVFRFLEEKEVTTQAINGTTTRDVQAPVEPERVVVSHEAEAEPEPVATIEEEEDLENVAEVYNPSDKDEGVVVDAEPIEPPTQLSHSEVPSVPQGDAPKHSYASILKLMKSGPAPTQVARSKPRVAAPVVTKPKPAAPPAEPAAAAENVPNSSNVDVEDDGHSIYVRNLPFDTTPTQLEEVFKSFGAIKHEGIQVRSNKQQGFCFGFVEFETASGKQSALEASPVTIGDRQAVLEEKKTNSRGGGNNGGGRGRYFGGRGGFRNDSFKGGRGGGGGRGGYGRGEYSGRPRSSNPRNNGEGYQRVPQNGGSGRGGGGHGGPRGGASS; encoded by the exons atgGCACAGCAGGAAGCTAGCCCTTCCCCTGGCGCTGAGGTTGTTGGCCGTGCCTTTGTGGAGCAATACTATCACATTCTCCACCAGTCTCCCGGTTTAGTTCACCGGTTTTATCAGGATTCCAGCTTGTTAACCAGACCTGATGCTACCGGTGCTGTGACTACTGTCACAACTATGCTA GCGATCAACGATAAGATCATGTCATTGAAATATGAAGACTACACTGCCGAGATAGAAACCGCGGATGCTCAGGAGTCTCATGAGAGAGGCGTCATCGTTCTAGTGACTGGACGCTTAACCGGGACCGATAACGTGAGGAAGAAGTTCAGCCAAACTTTCTTCTTGGCTCCACAAGACAAGGGATACTTTGTCTTGAACGATGTGTTCCGCTTCCTCGAGGAAAAAGAGGTGACAACGCAAGCCATCAATGGAACAACCACCAGAGATGTTCAGGCTCCTGTTGAGCCAGAACGTGTTGTTGTCAGTCACGAGGCCGAGGCGGAGCCAGAGCCAGTTGCTACTATTGAGGAGGAGGAAGATCTTGAGAATGTGGCGGAGGTGTATAATCCTTCTGATAAAGATGAAGGAGTTGTTGTTGACGCTGAGCCTATCGAACCTCCGACTCAGTTGAGTCACAGTGAGGTTCCATCAGTGCCTCAAGGAGATGCTCCTAAGCATTCATATGCTTCAATC CTCAAACTGATGAAAAGCGGTCCAGCACCAACACAAGTTGCTCGGAGCAAGCCTAGAGTAGCAGCTCCTGTCGTTACGAAACCGAAGCCAGCTGCTCCTCCTGCTGAGCCTGCTGCAGCAGCCGAGAATGTTCCAAACAGTAGCAATGTTGATGTGGAAG ATGATGGACATTCGATTTATGTTCGGAACTTACCTTTCGACACTACACCAACACAGCTTGAAGAGGTGTTCAAGAGCTTTGGTGCTATCAAGCATGAAGGGATTCAAGTCAGAAGCAATAAG CAGCaaggtttttgttttggttttgtggAGTTTGAAACGGCTAGCGGGAAGCAGAGTGCGCTCGAG GCCTCACCGGTTACAATTGGTGATCGTCAAGCTGTTTTAGAGGAGAAGAAAACTAACAGTCGAG GAGGAGGAAACAATGGAGGTGGAAGGGGTAGGTACTTTGGGGGAAGAGGAGGCTTCAGAAACGATAGTTTCAAAGGAGGacgtggtggaggaggaggaagaggaggctATGGACGAGGTGAATATTCCGGTAGACCAAGGAGTTCAAACCCTCGGAACAATGGAGAAGGTTATCAAAGGGTTCCTCAAAACGGAGGgagtggaagaggaggaggaggacatGGTGGGCCTCGCGGTGGTGCTTCATCTTAA
- the LOC106439949 gene encoding glycine-rich RNA-binding protein 3, mitochondrial: MAFLSKFGNILKQTNARGSLSTGPSLFQAIRCMSSSKLFIGGMEYGMNEDSLREAFSKYGEVVETRVILDRETGRSRGFGFVTFTSTEAASSAIQALDGQDLHGRIVKVNYAHDRTSGGGYGGGGYGGGGYAGGGGGYGGGGGYGGGGGGYGGGAGGYGSGTGGYGGGASGGYGGGYGASGGYGSSGSGYGEGASAGAVGGYNGSNGYGEGSTASAGDVGGYNGSSGYATGNAYGSNNGGFAGESQVGGNPVGNSSQFGGDNTQFGVGGEAQFGSSMEKPEMINGPVGDFEDDTDVAKRA, encoded by the exons ATGGCTTTTCTGAGTAAGTTCGGGAACATATTGAAGCAGACCAATGCTCGGGGCTCTTTATCAACGGGCCCTTCCCTTTTTCAGGCGATAAGGTGCATGTCATCTTCTAAGCTCTTTATTGGAG GTATGGAATATGGGATGAACGAGGATAGCTTAAGAGAGGCTTTCAGCAAATACGGTGAAGTCGTcgaaa cTAGGGTTATTTTGGATCGTGAGACTGGTAGGTCGAGGGGGTTTGGATTTGTTACATTCACCTCTACAGAGGCTGCCTCTAGTGCTATCCAGGCTTTGGATGGTCAG GATCTCCATGGCAGGATTGTTAAAGTGAATTATGCACATGATAGAACAAGTGGCGGTGGCTATGGAGGTGGGGGTTATGGCGGTGGTGGCTATGCAGGTGGTGGTGGAGGTTATGGCGGTGGTGGCGGCTatggaggaggtggtggtgggtATGGAGGTGGTGCTGGTGGATATGGTAGCGGGACTGGTGGGTATGGAGGTGGTGCAAGCGGTGGCTATGGTGGTGGATATGGTGCAAGCGGTGGCTATGGATCTAGCGGCAGCGGTTATGGTGAGGGTGCAAGTGCAGGCGCTGTTGGTGGCTATAATGGAAGTAATGGTTATGGTGAAGGTTCAACCGCAAGTGCGGGTGATGTTGGTGGCTACAATGGAAGCAGTGGCTATGCTACTGGCAATGCTTACGGTAGCAACAATGGTGGATTCGCTGGAGAGAGCCAGGTTGGAGGAAACCCTGTTGGCAACAGCTCTCAGTTTGGTGGTGACAATACACAGTTTGGTGTTGGCGGCGAGGCTCAGTTTGGAAGCAGCATGGAGAAACCTGAGATGATTAATGGACCAGTGGGAGATTTCGAAGATGACACTGATGTTGCCAAAAGAGCTTGA